AGTTCTTTAAAATTGCTCACCTGCCCTACCCCGCCCTGTCCAGACTCATATTGCCCTACGCCGTAATGTTTACTCTCAGCACCATCTTCTCCGGTTGTCGTTCTTACCGTAGACACCCTTCCCGTATTGAGATTAGTATAATCAGCGGCAACCTGTTTGCCTGTTGCAGGGTCGCTATGCCATCTTCCGTAGAACATTTCTTGTTTACCGGTTTCCGGGTCGGTATCTTTGAATACCCCCGTTCTGGTATTAGAATTCTCAGTTACTCCCTGATACCCGGCCCACGACTTTGTCCCTTTCTGCGACAGGTTGAGGTCGGTGTCTTCTCTTACCGCCTTGCTTCCCGTCCATGAATCATATCCCTGCTTGAACGTGGTCATCGCATTGGTGTCCCTCTGGTCGAGCCTCGATGAACGTCCTCCCTGTGTTGCCGTCACATTCGATATATTCCCTGCCGTATCCTTTTCAATAGCTAGCGATACAGGACCGTTTTCCATCTTCTCTACACCTTTATAGAAATTGCTTCCCTTCATCTCAGACAACTGCGACAGAGCTTCACCTTTCGACACATTCATGCGCTCGCTTATCCCTGTTGAACCTTGTTCAGAGAATACGCGATATCCCGATACTTCTCCCTTCATAGCGTCTACGTTTCCGGCGGACCCGCTCATCGACACTTTGCTGCCACTATTTATATCAACGCCCTCAGCAGTGAACCCTTCGCCTTTTTGCGTAAGCGTCCCGTAGATACTCCTTTCGGAACCATCGGCTCCGGTAAACTTGAAAAAACCTTCCCTCTTTGACATGATCTGACCGCCGTCAGGCCCACGCGTAATATCGTACTTCCCTCCATTGGCCGACCCTGTTATAGACGAATACAACGGGTTTCCATCAGGTGAAAAGTAATTCTTCTGGACACCATCGGGTGTATTTATCTCGCTTTTTAAATGCTTTGTTCTTTCAAATTCTGCAAAATCCATATTGGCGGGTAATGCACCGCTCTTCTTCATGTAGTCGAATTGATCCCCCGTACCAATGTTCTTCATGGTGTTACTCGTCAACCCTATTCCTCCAGACTCCGCCAGTGTAGCAGAACCGAGCCTTGCAGCCGCATTTATTTCTCCGCCCCTTCCGGGTGTTGCAACGCTAAGCCCATGCTCAAAATTGACAGCGGTCATATTTTGCATGGCGCCAAGACCATATTTATCCGCCGCCATCATCCCGCCGGCATTATTGCTCTGCCCCACTCCCGAACCGTGTGCTGATGCAACCATCGCTCCGCCGCTGAAACTTGCCAGATCTGAGGTTCTCTGCGTTGATGTTGACGCCCCCGCTTTACCTGACTCGTGGGTGCTTGCTATACTTCCTACCATACCCCCCAATGAATCCGTGCCTTTCAGGATTCCCCAGGCAATAGCGGGAACCGACAAGGAGAGGAGCCCCAGGTAACCTACAACCATCCCTGTTTCTATTCTTAACCTGTCTACGGTTGCAAAATTGAGCACTATCTCTCCGATTGCGCCTGTGTATTGTGAAACACTTTCTATCGCTTTCAGGAGATAAAAATCCGATATGGCATTCAGGAGTACGAAGATCGGCACCCAGAGTTGGAGCCAGAAGATCGCCCTGATGTATTTAGTGAGCACCCCGAAGCCTGCCGCAGCAATAAAAATAGGAAGAAACGCACCAAAGAAATAAATAATAGCCTCGGCGATCTGCCGTATGATAATCAGCGTTCTCGCGCCTGTACGCGCCATCTCCATCCACCCGCCAACCTGCCGCCTCTGAGCGATCTCCGATGCCCCTCCCTGGGAGTATTCCGACTGCATCTTAACAAAAGCAGAATACGCTGCATTCAGCACAGCGAGTTGTACCAGTTTGTCCTGCGATCCCAGGGCGCTGTCCGGGAAGTATCTGTCAACCATGTCGTAAACCCTGGGCACCACTGTTGCATCGTTCTCTTTAGTGCCTAACAACCTCGCGCTGAACCGGGTTATCCATTTCTCGAACAATACGTTATTGTACCACCGTGTCATAATTTGTGTAGTCGCATTGGCACAGGTAGTCTCGTTTGCATCGGGATATCCGAAAAACTGTACCGAAAGCGGGGTATTCGGGTCGTTAAACGGCGGTTGATTTAATGCAGGTTCTGTAAGCAGGAAGTTTCCCTTGGTAAATTCTGTCAGACCTTCTGCTCTCGGGCCTTCGCCCTCAATGAGTGCAAACTTCGAATAGATGCATTGACTGAACCATGCTTCTACAACACCCCGTATAGGAACGTTTGACACTCCTCCATATTCCGCTTCCGCACCCGGAGGCATGAGTTCAAACAGGTCGTTGAGGTATTTTGGACCTATTCCTACACCGCCGCCTGTTCTGAACCTCACCGCTTCAACGGGTGTCAGCAGTTCCTCTAATGCTTCTCCTATTTTGTCGCCAATCACGGAGCTTGTATACCCTATAAAAGCGAGACCGTACGGGACTCCTGTTACTACCCTCGATTGCGCAGGCTCGTACCTGTCCTCGATAACGACATCCGTAACCATAACCGGATTAAGGAAGAACCCGACAGCGACAGCGCCGATGACACAGTTGCGTATCATGATAACAATCGGTGAAAAGGAATCTCCAGAATCTCCTGCCAAAGGCATCGAAACAGACGAGTTAAAAGCCCTCATGACTGTTGCCGATAATGCAGCGAAGAACCCCGCAATGAGTACCACCTTGAGAAGTCCGAGGATCGTCCCGCCTGATGTAAGGGCTTTTACCGCTTCGAATATAGTGGCGATGAACTCGCCTGAACCGTATGTGTAGACCTCCACGCTACCACCCCAGATGCTTCATGGCGTTCTGCAGCCGCTTGGAAGAGTAGCCGCTGTTCGCCCTGTCTATTGTATTGATAAACGAGATTATCTGGTTTACGACATTCACGTTTTTAGAGTATTTGTCAAACTCCTGCATGAGCCCATTTGTTGCATTTATGTACCGCTGTGCAGGGATGTCGCCGCAGGTGTTCTTTGTTGCGTTGTTCTTAAAGATGCCTATATATGAATAGACTACATTCATGGCGTAAGCTACCGCAGTCACATCGCATATGCTGGCGACCATAGCATCCGCTAATGCGGGCGATGCGTTTATCGCTGAACGCAGAGCGGAAGCCACCGGAACTAAAGGTGTAGAATTTATAAAATTTTTCTCATTGATACTCAGAGGGGTGCCTTCGGTCATCTTGTCCTTTATGCTTATCAGCATGTCCAGTGAATATTTTTTGTAGCCTTGGAAACTTTCTACGGTCGTCTTTGTAATTTTCTCACATGTCCCGTCACTGAAACTGCCCGTTGTACACCGCCATACCATAAGCGGATTATCGGCAGTTGCCCCTTCGATGATGTCTGTTAAGGTGATGGTAGGCGGGTAGTCGGTACATTCTCCCATCGGTGTTTCAGCTCCTCCCTCACCCTCACCTACCATCGGCGCCTTTGTTCCGAGAAGGCTTATGGCAATCTCCATCTGCGCCTCGTTTAGTGTATTTCCTGTCGGCCTTATGTTGTCCATAGTCGATACTCCAACCTTACTCAACGACTTTTTGCCGTCTCGCGCAGCATCATAGATGGACTTATGAATATCGTCGATCCCCTTACTCATCGTATCCATCCACCCCTTAACCGGTGACCAGAACCCATCGCTCGTACCGTCGAGACCGGTAAGCTCACCTGAACCAGCAATGGCCGTTTGCAGATGTGCTTTGATGGGTCCCCCCACAGTATTAATCGCTGCTTTTGCTGCCGTACAGGAGTCGAGGCCAAACTTGTTCACCGAATCGGCAAAACCTCGCAGCGATTTCAGGACGCTGTTGCACGTAGGACATACGGCTTCGAGAGCCATATGAAAGGCATATCCGATTGCAGCCGTTCCAGCACTCTGTAAAAACCTTTTAAATTCCTCGGCATTGATAAACTGGAACCCCCCGAAGAACATATCCACACCGCCGCATCCCGCCTTGAGATCCGGAAGCTGCACCGTAAGAGGCGCCATGTACTTTGTCGGCGCCCTTGCAGTGAGAGAACCTCCCATAAGATATCCTCTTGACTGGCTGTGGTAAGCACCTCCCTCTGAGTGCGTTCCGCTCATCCCGAGATCGTCGAACACGCCTCTCAGTTCACTTGCAACATCCGAATTCGCCGTATTACCGGTCAGAATTATCAGTGCCAAAACTGTGATCAGCAGTACGGAGAAACGTTTCGATCCCCTCTTTCTCAATAGGTCTCTCATAGTTAAACAGCCTCCTTTCAAGTTCAAAATTATCTATAAAACCCTGAGCAACTAGGTCTATCTTCTTTTCGGAAGGTATTACGATATATATGGAAGGTACGCTTTCCACGCCGATGGTCGCAACGATCCCGTTGTCTGCTACGGCATCCGGATATTCCGGCAGCGTTTTCTTATCAACTGTTATGGCAAGCACCTCCATGCCGTATTTGTCTTCGAACTTTTTGAGCTCTGCCGCCTGCTTACTGCACGCCGGACAGGAAGAGGAATGAATAAAATACAGCCCTGCCCTCTCCTTCAGCGAGCTTATCGTATTTTCTATATCCCTGCTTGCATGAGTCAGTCCTTCGCTGAACAACAAATTAGGATACTTCATGATTGCCTTCTGCCATACCTTCGTGAAGTTATCCGCGAGGACCAGCATCGACTTGTTGTGCTCCATGTAAGCCTTTACATTATCTTCGGTCGGGTCCTCCATCGCCTTGCTCATAAGCTCCTTTCCTGTTCGTTCCATCCTTTCGGTGAACAATACGTTGCTTGCGGTCTGCTCTGGGAGGCGATCTTCCTCTTCTTCAGGCAGAGGAATCTCTACGTGTTCGTTGTAGAAGAACCAGCCGTCATCTTTTTCTGTCCACCATAAACTGCCCGTGGTGACCTCGCCCGCCATAAGAAACGTAGTAAAAAAGAATGGCACTGCAATGAGTATCGCAGATAACACCTTATTGAGATGCTTTAGCATTTTCTTTGATTTCATCGGTTATATCCTTATATTTACCATCAATAACGGCTTCCTTTCTCAGTATCAGCACGTTCTTGTTCTTTTTCATAAAATTATCGAGACTTTTATCCAGTGCATTGAGGAATTCAGTATATTCCTTCTCCAGCTTCACTCCAGCCTGTTCCTTATCTTCGCTGTCCCTATACTTCCTGATGATCTCCTGTTTCTTCTCTTCGGTGATTTTCTTTATATCTGCCGACAGAATGACGGGCATATTTCTGCCGCCGGTGTAATGACCCGAGAGCATACCCGCAGCAGCCCCCGATAAGACAGAAACAACTACGATGATGGTCAGATACTTTTTTGTCTTTCTCATGCTTTCTCCTTTGCATAGTATTAATGTTTTAAAAAAAGAAAAACCCGGATTTGCTCCAGGT
The nucleotide sequence above comes from Pseudomonadota bacterium. Encoded proteins:
- a CDS encoding conjugal transfer protein TraG N-terminal domain-containing protein encodes the protein MEVYTYGSGEFIATIFEAVKALTSGGTILGLLKVVLIAGFFAALSATVMRAFNSSVSMPLAGDSGDSFSPIVIMIRNCVIGAVAVGFFLNPVMVTDVVIEDRYEPAQSRVVTGVPYGLAFIGYTSSVIGDKIGEALEELLTPVEAVRFRTGGGVGIGPKYLNDLFELMPPGAEAEYGGVSNVPIRGVVEAWFSQCIYSKFALIEGEGPRAEGLTEFTKGNFLLTEPALNQPPFNDPNTPLSVQFFGYPDANETTCANATTQIMTRWYNNVLFEKWITRFSARLLGTKENDATVVPRVYDMVDRYFPDSALGSQDKLVQLAVLNAAYSAFVKMQSEYSQGGASEIAQRRQVGGWMEMARTGARTLIIIRQIAEAIIYFFGAFLPIFIAAAGFGVLTKYIRAIFWLQLWVPIFVLLNAISDFYLLKAIESVSQYTGAIGEIVLNFATVDRLRIETGMVVGYLGLLSLSVPAIAWGILKGTDSLGGMVGSIASTHESGKAGASTSTQRTSDLASFSGGAMVASAHGSGVGQSNNAGGMMAADKYGLGAMQNMTAVNFEHGLSVATPGRGGEINAAARLGSATLAESGGIGLTSNTMKNIGTGDQFDYMKKSGALPANMDFAEFERTKHLKSEINTPDGVQKNYFSPDGNPLYSSITGSANGGKYDITRGPDGGQIMSKREGFFKFTGADGSERSIYGTLTQKGEGFTAEGVDINSGSKVSMSGSAGNVDAMKGEVSGYRVFSEQGSTGISERMNVSKGEALSQLSEMKGSNFYKGVEKMENGPVSLAIEKDTAGNISNVTATQGGRSSRLDQRDTNAMTTFKQGYDSWTGSKAVREDTDLNLSQKGTKSWAGYQGVTENSNTRTGVFKDTDPETGKQEMFYGRWHSDPATGKQVAADYTNLNTGRVSTVRTTTGEDGAESKHYGVGQYESGQGGVGQVSNFKELSHDEIQKGGFAANRISGQSGQVIYEADKMGQSTSVEHKFKYDTSKEFVTSAGDLAVNKNRDLTNLDNDQIAWIIGVGAANKGMEDMNKIVGAGRNLKTLHNTTLPGNRPAPPPGTKTVSPKDPTKTKPPRAKGR
- a CDS encoding conjugal transfer protein TraH, whose amino-acid sequence is MRDLLRKRGSKRFSVLLITVLALIILTGNTANSDVASELRGVFDDLGMSGTHSEGGAYHSQSRGYLMGGSLTARAPTKYMAPLTVQLPDLKAGCGGVDMFFGGFQFINAEEFKRFLQSAGTAAIGYAFHMALEAVCPTCNSVLKSLRGFADSVNKFGLDSCTAAKAAINTVGGPIKAHLQTAIAGSGELTGLDGTSDGFWSPVKGWMDTMSKGIDDIHKSIYDAARDGKKSLSKVGVSTMDNIRPTGNTLNEAQMEIAISLLGTKAPMVGEGEGGAETPMGECTDYPPTITLTDIIEGATADNPLMVWRCTTGSFSDGTCEKITKTTVESFQGYKKYSLDMLISIKDKMTEGTPLSINEKNFINSTPLVPVASALRSAINASPALADAMVASICDVTAVAYAMNVVYSYIGIFKNNATKNTCGDIPAQRYINATNGLMQEFDKYSKNVNVVNQIISFINTIDRANSGYSSKRLQNAMKHLGW
- the traF gene encoding conjugal transfer protein TraF, which gives rise to MKSKKMLKHLNKVLSAILIAVPFFFTTFLMAGEVTTGSLWWTEKDDGWFFYNEHVEIPLPEEEEDRLPEQTASNVLFTERMERTGKELMSKAMEDPTEDNVKAYMEHNKSMLVLADNFTKVWQKAIMKYPNLLFSEGLTHASRDIENTISSLKERAGLYFIHSSSCPACSKQAAELKKFEDKYGMEVLAITVDKKTLPEYPDAVADNGIVATIGVESVPSIYIVIPSEKKIDLVAQGFIDNFELERRLFNYERPIEKEGIETFLRTADHSFGTDNSDR
- a CDS encoding TrbI F-type domain-containing protein — translated: MRKTKKYLTIIVVVSVLSGAAAGMLSGHYTGGRNMPVILSADIKKITEEKKQEIIRKYRDSEDKEQAGVKLEKEYTEFLNALDKSLDNFMKKNKNVLILRKEAVIDGKYKDITDEIKENAKASQ